The following are from one region of the Tautonia marina genome:
- a CDS encoding ABC transporter permease: MGYLRLIVRNLRGRPARTVLTVLGLAVAVSAVMLLTGISWGFEQSFLAIYRAREIDLIVVRAGISDQLSSNLDQTLQQEIRKIPGVASVAPSLMDAVSFEEANLVSVLANGWEPGGLLIEGLRILEGRPLDPSDGRQVLLGRVLALNLSKGVGDSVDIAGETFQVIGIYESDSLFESGGLVMPLPELQRMMGREGQVTGFVIVADPKTDPRALGREVERRVPGVAAIPARDYVQGNLQLRLARAMASATTIIALVLGSIGLLNTMAMAVTERTGEIGLLRALGWRRSRIILLLMGEAAGLGLLGVMGGTVLAIAGARALVLSPTSRGFIEPNLSPMILGIGVALGIGLTLLGGLYPAVRASRLEPTEALRHD; this comes from the coding sequence ATGGGATACTTGCGGTTGATTGTCCGCAACTTGCGAGGCCGCCCGGCCCGGACGGTCTTGACGGTCCTCGGCCTGGCGGTCGCGGTTTCGGCGGTGATGCTGCTGACGGGCATTTCGTGGGGGTTTGAGCAGTCGTTCCTGGCGATTTATCGAGCGCGAGAAATCGACCTGATCGTCGTCCGCGCCGGGATCAGCGATCAACTTTCGAGCAACCTGGACCAGACACTGCAGCAGGAGATCCGCAAGATCCCCGGCGTGGCCTCGGTGGCTCCCTCGCTTATGGACGCTGTCTCCTTCGAAGAGGCGAATCTCGTCAGCGTCCTGGCCAACGGCTGGGAGCCGGGCGGATTACTGATCGAGGGTCTGAGGATTCTCGAAGGGCGGCCGCTCGATCCGTCCGATGGTCGGCAGGTTCTCCTCGGTCGGGTCCTGGCCTTGAACCTGAGCAAAGGCGTGGGAGACTCGGTCGACATCGCCGGAGAAACGTTTCAGGTGATCGGGATTTACGAAAGCGATAGTTTGTTCGAGTCGGGTGGTCTGGTCATGCCCTTGCCCGAGCTTCAGCGCATGATGGGGCGTGAAGGCCAGGTGACGGGGTTTGTCATTGTGGCCGACCCCAAGACCGACCCACGTGCCCTGGGCCGTGAGGTCGAGCGCCGGGTGCCTGGCGTGGCGGCGATCCCGGCCCGAGACTACGTGCAGGGGAATCTACAACTCCGGCTTGCCCGAGCGATGGCCAGCGCCACGACCATCATCGCCCTGGTGCTCGGGTCGATTGGCCTGTTGAACACGATGGCGATGGCCGTCACCGAGCGCACGGGAGAGATCGGCCTTTTGCGGGCCCTGGGCTGGCGACGGAGCCGGATCATTCTGCTCCTGATGGGAGAAGCGGCGGGGCTTGGCCTGCTCGGGGTGATGGGGGGAACCGTCCTTGCGATTGCGGGAGCCAGGGCCCTGGTGCTTTCGCCCACGTCCCGGGGCTTCATCGAGCCGAACCTGTCGCCAATGATCCTGGGGATCGGCGTGGCGCTCGGCATCGGATTGACCTTGCTCGGCGGCCTCTATCCGGCTGTCCGGGCTTCTCGGCTGGAACCGACCGAGGCGCTTCGCCATGACTGA
- a CDS encoding class I SAM-dependent methyltransferase, with amino-acid sequence MLHASPPSSNSVSSLAGLLRCLECRSPLNSRESCPTCGRSFPEREGLIEAIGPLSGRNAITEAFYGGQGWQRFRPWERAFLGLQGGNHRARKPIIAHLPHDASIRLLEVGIGDGDNLKLLPNTWEVLGVDHTKSRLEACLRRFPNMSGRLVLAEAEALPIVDASVDATLCVGGFTMFSDHAAALREMRRVTKPGGPVVVADEVPWLCRFGIGHLIGIPRIDAAWLRWLGLEDAFIDMVFSLPQDLGSIAEAALPGVERHRIWGGLGYCFVHRG; translated from the coding sequence ATGTTGCATGCGTCTCCGCCATCCTCCAACTCGGTGTCGAGCCTGGCGGGATTGCTGCGCTGTCTTGAGTGTCGATCGCCGCTCAACAGTCGGGAATCCTGCCCGACGTGTGGGCGTTCGTTTCCGGAACGGGAAGGGCTGATCGAGGCCATTGGACCACTGTCGGGACGAAATGCGATTACGGAAGCCTTTTACGGAGGGCAAGGCTGGCAACGATTTCGCCCGTGGGAACGGGCTTTCCTCGGTTTGCAAGGGGGAAACCATCGGGCCCGTAAACCGATCATTGCGCACCTGCCGCATGATGCCTCGATTCGCCTTCTGGAGGTCGGAATCGGCGACGGCGACAACCTGAAATTGCTTCCGAACACCTGGGAGGTCCTGGGGGTCGATCATACGAAGTCCCGGCTGGAGGCCTGCCTCCGAAGGTTCCCGAACATGTCGGGTCGACTCGTCCTGGCCGAGGCCGAGGCATTGCCGATCGTCGATGCAAGCGTTGATGCGACTCTTTGCGTGGGAGGCTTTACCATGTTCAGCGACCATGCCGCCGCGCTCCGAGAAATGCGCCGAGTGACCAAACCTGGTGGGCCGGTGGTGGTGGCCGACGAGGTCCCCTGGCTCTGCCGGTTTGGCATTGGGCACCTGATCGGGATTCCTCGAATCGATGCGGCGTGGCTTCGGTGGCTCGGGCTGGAGGATGCCTTTATCGACATGGTTTTTTCGCTTCCTCAGGACCTTGGCTCAATCGCCGAGGCCGCGCTTCCGGGAGTCGAACGGCATCGGATCTGGGGTGGCCTGGGGTACTGCTTTGTTCATCGAGGGTGA
- a CDS encoding ABC transporter ATP-binding protein: MTEHDSNGQTVPPLLRGDSLVKTYPDGDVQALRGVSVAVGSGEFVAITGPSGCGKSTLLHVLGGLDRPTSGTVYYKGTPLSGIDLDRYRACEVGFVFQAFHLISTLTALENVQVPMFPGGRPRSQRPEVARKLLDEVGLPHRMGHLPRSLSIGERQRVAIARALANEPALLLADEPTGNLDSRSQQEILDLLARLRAERSITLLIVTHSPEVAAAADREVRMRDGQIVES, translated from the coding sequence ATGACTGAGCACGATTCGAACGGCCAGACTGTCCCCCCCTTGCTCCGGGGCGATTCCTTGGTCAAGACCTACCCCGATGGTGACGTCCAGGCGCTTCGAGGGGTCTCGGTTGCGGTGGGATCGGGAGAGTTCGTGGCGATCACCGGGCCTTCGGGATGCGGCAAGAGCACCTTGCTGCATGTGCTTGGTGGGCTCGATCGGCCAACTTCGGGCACGGTCTATTACAAGGGGACCCCTCTTTCGGGGATCGACCTCGATCGGTATCGGGCGTGCGAGGTCGGCTTCGTCTTCCAGGCGTTTCATCTGATCTCGACCCTAACGGCCCTGGAAAACGTGCAGGTGCCCATGTTCCCTGGGGGCCGCCCCCGCTCCCAGCGCCCCGAAGTGGCTCGCAAGCTCCTGGACGAGGTGGGCTTGCCGCATCGGATGGGGCATCTGCCCCGAAGTCTTTCCATCGGAGAACGGCAACGGGTGGCGATCGCCCGAGCCCTGGCGAACGAGCCCGCTCTCCTCCTGGCCGACGAGCCGACCGGGAACCTCGACTCACGATCTCAGCAAGAAATCCTCGACCTGCTGGCAAGACTCCGGGCCGAGCGGTCGATTACCCTCCTGATCGTGACGCATAGTCCCGAGGTCGCCGCCGCGGCCGATCGTGAAGTTCGGATGAGAGACGGACAGATCGTCGAATCCTGA
- a CDS encoding glycerol-3-phosphate dehydrogenase/oxidase produces MRRQMLDAIRDGSTWDLVVVGGGSTGLGTALDAASRGYKTLLLEARDFAQGTSSRSTKLVHGGVRYLAGGQVGLVREALRERGRLRENAPHLVFASPFLVPTYSRFDLLQYGTGLTLYDLLAGSRSFGRSRWVGASEAKERVPSLRTQGLRGGILYYDGQFDDARLAIALMRTVLDQGGIALNWAPVTKIVHEHGRVAGVEARDEETGEILRIAARVVVNAGGVFADTIRHLDQPDARPMIRASRGSHLVLDRSVLPGTTAVMVPKTDDGRVLFLIPWLDRVILGTTDTPVEGLPIEPKPSAEEVAYMLDHAGRYLAKPPEREEVRSVFAGLRPLIDHAGVKSTAKLSREHSVLVSESGLVTITGGKWTTYRVMASNAVDRAAKVGKLPDRPCKTASLRLRGATDAPAEDSLGEYGSDAPELRALLRSKPGWDKPFHPSLSTRLGEVAWAARFEMARKVEDVLARRSRCLLLDARASLDAAPKVAAVLAEELGHDETWQADQVRAFRSLAEGYLLP; encoded by the coding sequence ATGCGCCGCCAGATGCTCGACGCGATCCGAGACGGCTCGACCTGGGATCTGGTCGTCGTGGGAGGGGGCTCGACCGGCCTCGGAACGGCCCTCGATGCCGCGTCTCGCGGCTACAAAACCCTGCTTCTGGAAGCCAGAGACTTCGCGCAGGGCACCTCCAGCCGGAGCACGAAACTCGTTCACGGCGGGGTCCGATACCTGGCCGGTGGTCAGGTGGGGCTCGTCCGCGAGGCGCTCCGCGAGCGAGGACGGTTGCGCGAGAATGCCCCGCACCTGGTCTTCGCCAGTCCGTTCCTGGTGCCGACCTATTCCCGGTTCGACCTCTTGCAGTATGGCACCGGATTGACGCTTTACGACCTGCTCGCCGGGAGTCGGAGTTTCGGCCGATCGCGGTGGGTCGGCGCGAGCGAGGCGAAGGAGCGCGTCCCCTCGTTGCGGACCCAGGGCCTTCGCGGAGGGATTCTCTACTACGACGGTCAGTTCGACGACGCCCGCCTGGCCATCGCCCTGATGCGGACGGTTCTTGATCAGGGGGGGATCGCCCTGAACTGGGCTCCCGTGACGAAGATCGTTCACGAACACGGTCGGGTCGCGGGGGTCGAGGCGCGGGACGAGGAAACCGGCGAGATCTTGCGCATCGCGGCTCGGGTGGTCGTCAATGCCGGAGGGGTCTTCGCCGACACAATCCGACACCTCGACCAGCCCGACGCCCGACCGATGATCCGGGCGAGCCGAGGGTCTCACCTGGTGCTGGACCGCTCGGTCTTGCCGGGAACAACCGCCGTGATGGTGCCGAAGACCGACGACGGGCGGGTCTTGTTCCTGATTCCGTGGCTCGACCGGGTAATCCTCGGCACGACCGACACGCCGGTCGAGGGATTGCCGATCGAGCCGAAACCCTCGGCCGAGGAAGTGGCCTACATGCTCGATCACGCCGGGCGCTACCTGGCGAAGCCTCCCGAGCGGGAGGAGGTACGGAGTGTCTTCGCCGGACTTCGGCCTTTGATCGATCACGCCGGGGTCAAATCGACGGCCAAGCTCTCCCGGGAACACTCGGTGCTGGTCTCCGAATCAGGGCTGGTGACGATCACCGGCGGCAAGTGGACGACCTACCGCGTGATGGCGTCGAACGCAGTCGATCGGGCCGCGAAGGTCGGCAAGTTGCCGGATCGGCCGTGCAAGACGGCCTCGCTCCGGCTCCGAGGGGCGACAGACGCACCGGCCGAGGACTCGCTGGGTGAGTACGGTTCGGATGCCCCCGAACTGCGGGCCTTGCTCCGCTCGAAACCCGGTTGGGACAAGCCCTTTCACCCGAGCCTTTCGACCCGACTCGGCGAGGTGGCCTGGGCGGCCCGCTTCGAGATGGCCAGGAAGGTCGAGGACGTGCTCGCCCGCCGATCCCGCTGCCTGCTGCTCGACGCCCGAGCGAGTCTCGACGCCGCCCCGAAGGTCGCCGCCGTGCTGGCCGAGGAACTCGGCCACGACGAAACCTGGCAGGCCGATCAGGTCCGGGCGTTTCGATCCCTGGCCGAAGGGTATCTCTTGCCCTGA
- a CDS encoding SDR family NAD(P)-dependent oxidoreductase has protein sequence MSHRLAETIYLTGAGRGIGRATALALAARGYRLGLIDRDAEGLREVAERLDSSGCHHAVRCADVTDLASVRAATAELDSKVGPPDVLVACAGVGGLTLLPDLQPEALRTMLDVNVVGVAHAIDAVLPGMIARKRGHLVGISSVAGYRGMPWMAAYSASKAALTTYLEGLRPALKRRGVTITTVYPGFVRTAMTEGTPFRRPIRMMEPEQAAAYLVRAIERRPRDAVFPFGTALGMGFLRRMPGRVYDWMMDRAGPEALTVEF, from the coding sequence ATGAGCCATCGCCTGGCCGAGACGATCTATCTCACGGGAGCGGGCCGAGGAATCGGCCGAGCGACGGCGTTGGCACTTGCTGCGCGGGGATATCGTCTGGGTTTGATCGATCGGGACGCAGAAGGTCTCCGAGAGGTGGCCGAGCGGCTCGATTCGTCCGGGTGCCATCATGCGGTTCGATGTGCCGACGTCACTGATTTGGCTTCGGTCCGCGCGGCAACGGCGGAACTCGATTCCAAAGTTGGGCCGCCCGACGTGCTGGTCGCCTGCGCGGGCGTTGGGGGGCTGACCTTACTGCCCGACCTTCAGCCCGAGGCTTTGCGGACCATGCTGGATGTCAACGTGGTGGGGGTTGCTCATGCAATTGACGCGGTTCTTCCTGGTATGATCGCACGAAAACGTGGGCATTTGGTCGGAATTTCCAGCGTTGCCGGCTACCGCGGTATGCCCTGGATGGCGGCATACTCGGCTTCGAAAGCTGCGCTGACGACCTATCTTGAAGGACTCCGGCCTGCCTTGAAACGTCGAGGAGTGACCATCACCACGGTCTATCCAGGCTTCGTCCGCACGGCGATGACAGAGGGAACACCGTTTCGCCGCCCGATCCGGATGATGGAGCCTGAGCAGGCGGCAGCCTATCTCGTTCGGGCGATCGAACGGAGGCCTCGTGATGCGGTGTTCCCGTTCGGGACCGCGCTGGGCATGGGGTTCCTTCGACGAATGCCCGGTCGGGTTTACGACTGGATGATGGATCGTGCTGGTCCCGAAGCGTTGACGGTTGAGTTCTGA
- a CDS encoding PQQ-dependent sugar dehydrogenase — protein sequence MRRWTWPIGIVPLWFALGLLGAGDAPQAQNEPAGKIENAPRTAPIDEPPGDRVPWTTSRMVGSPDPPRPYVVDVAFPHLVFDRPVELVVVPGTDRLAIAELGGKILTFPDDPAKAVETALMFDLKPRHPRFTNLYGLAFHPKFEQNGRLFVCYTIGHGEEDGTRVSEFRVNPNDPFRIDPTSERILITWYSGGHNGGSLKFSPVDGYLYISSGDGAAPSPPDPFQAGQDMTTLLSKVLRIDVDAQDPGLAYRIPPDNPFVDLPGARPEIWAYGFRNPWRMSFDREGGDLWLGDVGWELWELVHRIERGGNYGWSVMEGRQAVLPDAPRGPTPISPPVVDHPHSEAASVTGGFVYRGDRLAKLRGAYIYGDFQTGTLWGLRVDGGVVTWHEVLAETPLRLVAFGEDRSGELYLLDYEQTNRIYRLVPNPDATAPNVQFPRRLSDTGLFTSVADLEPAPGVLRYRINAPGWSDGLDADRLMAVPNLDRISWTRDGLWAYPDGSVFARTVLFDGETDSGLAKAPARRLETQVLHLEEGRWRAYSYQWNAEQTDATLVEPEGATVAIPLDDSRTITHRIAPRSECLLCHNPWAGEGLLFGRQSATPLTANTLQLNTIGSDEGQTREQLRAFEQLGLFHEPLPEPPEALPRLANPYDETHDLDTRARSYLQVNCAHCHRFGAGGSANLNLVFDRSLAETGLLGMTPVQGTFGLDDARILAPGDPFGSIVLFRMAKLGAGRMPRVGSSEVDVQALDLMHRWIAGLNDEGQVNAPADPFRTLSAEVTEAIAILGQAEGTNPEARAAAFEQATGSIRGALALLRRIDEGAIAPPVVEELVAMAHHSPSAEVRDLFERFIPASERLERLGESFDTNALLALTGDADRGRLLFVEGNVAQCRTCHRIGGEGTVVGPDLDGIGAKYSRPELLHHIVQPSVTIDPPYVSYLLETTAGLLQTGMLVENTRLGVVLKDAQGKTVRVDAAEVEALNAVPQSLMPEGLLAPLTPQQAADLLAFLAEQTRPAP from the coding sequence ATGCGACGATGGACCTGGCCGATTGGAATCGTCCCCCTCTGGTTTGCGCTCGGTTTGCTCGGAGCGGGGGACGCGCCTCAAGCTCAAAACGAACCTGCCGGCAAGATCGAGAACGCCCCTCGGACGGCTCCGATCGACGAGCCTCCCGGAGACCGGGTTCCGTGGACGACCTCCCGCATGGTCGGGTCGCCCGATCCCCCGCGACCGTACGTGGTGGATGTGGCCTTTCCGCACCTGGTCTTCGATCGGCCGGTCGAGCTGGTCGTCGTGCCGGGGACCGATCGCCTGGCCATCGCAGAGCTGGGAGGCAAGATCCTGACCTTCCCGGACGACCCGGCGAAGGCGGTCGAAACTGCCTTGATGTTCGATCTGAAACCACGTCATCCGAGGTTCACGAACCTCTACGGCCTGGCTTTTCACCCGAAGTTCGAACAGAACGGCCGCCTGTTCGTCTGCTACACAATCGGCCACGGTGAGGAGGACGGCACCCGCGTCTCCGAGTTCCGGGTCAACCCAAACGATCCCTTTCGCATCGATCCGACGAGTGAGCGCATTCTCATCACCTGGTATTCGGGAGGCCACAACGGCGGCTCGCTGAAGTTCAGCCCGGTCGACGGTTACCTGTACATCTCCAGCGGAGACGGGGCGGCGCCGAGTCCTCCCGATCCGTTCCAGGCGGGGCAGGACATGACAACCCTGCTGTCAAAAGTCTTGCGGATTGACGTGGATGCTCAGGACCCGGGGCTCGCCTATCGGATCCCTCCGGACAATCCGTTCGTGGACCTGCCCGGCGCCCGGCCGGAGATCTGGGCCTATGGCTTCCGGAATCCCTGGCGGATGAGTTTTGACCGCGAGGGGGGCGACCTCTGGCTCGGTGACGTGGGCTGGGAACTGTGGGAACTGGTCCACCGGATCGAGCGGGGGGGCAACTATGGCTGGAGCGTGATGGAAGGCCGTCAGGCCGTGCTGCCCGACGCGCCGAGAGGCCCGACCCCGATCTCTCCTCCGGTCGTCGATCACCCGCACTCCGAGGCGGCGTCGGTCACCGGCGGATTTGTTTACCGAGGGGATCGCCTGGCCAAGCTTCGGGGGGCGTACATCTACGGCGACTTCCAGACCGGCACCCTCTGGGGTCTTCGCGTCGATGGCGGGGTCGTGACCTGGCACGAGGTCCTGGCCGAGACACCGTTGCGGCTTGTTGCCTTCGGCGAGGACCGATCGGGGGAGCTTTACCTGCTCGATTACGAGCAGACGAACCGCATCTACCGCCTCGTCCCGAACCCCGACGCCACCGCGCCGAACGTGCAATTCCCCCGGCGATTGAGCGACACCGGGCTGTTTACCTCGGTCGCCGATCTGGAACCGGCCCCCGGCGTGCTTCGCTACCGGATCAATGCCCCAGGCTGGAGCGATGGGCTCGACGCCGACCGCCTGATGGCCGTTCCCAACCTCGACCGCATCTCCTGGACCCGAGACGGCCTGTGGGCGTATCCCGACGGCTCGGTCTTCGCCCGGACGGTCCTGTTCGACGGGGAGACGGACTCTGGACTCGCCAAAGCCCCGGCAAGGCGCCTGGAAACCCAGGTGCTTCACCTCGAAGAGGGGCGCTGGCGGGCCTATTCCTACCAATGGAACGCGGAACAGACCGATGCCACCCTTGTCGAGCCCGAGGGGGCAACGGTGGCGATCCCGCTCGACGACTCCCGGACGATCACCCACCGGATCGCCCCGAGGTCGGAATGCCTGCTCTGCCATAATCCCTGGGCTGGCGAGGGGCTTCTGTTCGGTCGACAATCGGCCACCCCCTTGACGGCCAACACGCTGCAACTGAACACGATCGGTTCCGACGAGGGCCAGACCAGGGAGCAGCTTCGCGCGTTCGAACAGCTTGGCCTGTTTCACGAACCGCTCCCCGAACCTCCCGAAGCACTCCCGAGACTGGCCAACCCGTACGACGAGACGCATGACCTCGACACTCGGGCGCGCTCGTACCTTCAGGTCAATTGCGCCCATTGCCACCGCTTCGGAGCCGGGGGATCGGCCAATCTGAATCTGGTCTTCGATCGTTCGCTTGCAGAGACGGGGCTGCTCGGGATGACGCCGGTGCAGGGGACCTTCGGCCTCGACGACGCCCGAATTCTGGCGCCGGGCGACCCGTTCGGGTCGATCGTGCTGTTCCGCATGGCCAAGCTGGGAGCGGGGCGGATGCCCCGTGTTGGGTCGTCGGAGGTGGACGTCCAGGCACTCGACCTGATGCACCGCTGGATCGCCGGCCTGAACGACGAGGGCCAGGTCAACGCTCCCGCCGATCCCTTCCGCACCCTTTCCGCCGAGGTGACCGAGGCCATCGCCATCCTTGGCCAGGCCGAAGGAACCAACCCCGAGGCCCGAGCCGCCGCCTTCGAGCAAGCCACCGGGAGCATTCGCGGAGCCCTGGCACTGCTTCGGCGGATTGACGAGGGAGCGATCGCTCCTCCGGTCGTCGAGGAACTGGTGGCGATGGCCCATCATTCCCCCTCGGCCGAGGTCCGCGACCTGTTCGAGCGGTTCATCCCCGCCTCGGAGCGATTGGAGCGGCTCGGGGAGTCGTTCGATACGAACGCCCTGCTGGCCCTGACCGGCGACGCCGATCGCGGCCGTCTCCTGTTCGTCGAAGGAAACGTCGCCCAGTGCCGAACCTGCCACCGGATCGGCGGCGAGGGCACAGTGGTCGGCCCCGATCTCGATGGCATCGGCGCCAAGTATTCGCGTCCGGAACTGTTGCACCACATCGTGCAACCCTCCGTGACGATCGACCCGCCCTATGTCAGTTACCTGCTAGAAACGACCGCCGGGTTGCTGCAGACGGGCATGCTCGTCGAGAACACCCGCCTCGGCGTGGTGTTGAAAGATGCCCAGGGCAAGACGGTTCGGGTCGATGCCGCCGAGGTGGAGGCGCTGAACGCGGTCCCACAGTCGCTGATGCCCGAGGGACTGCTGGCCCCGCTCACCCCTCAGCAAGCCGCCGACCTGCTGGCCTTCCTCGCCGAGCAAACGCGCCCGGCTCCCTGA
- a CDS encoding SDR family NAD(P)-dependent oxidoreductase: protein MTATNRPRTILITGASSGLGAAMARELGRGGHRLALVARRADRLEQVARDVQDRGGSALAITDDLADPDAPGRIVAQTTEYFGRLDALINNAGIGLPHYFGRSDPANLRTQLEVNFIAPVMLTRLALPHLIASKGVVISIGSAIVQIPNPMLGAYGATKAGLAYWSDALRRELAVQGVRVCLVELGPVETEFFDAVGRLGEEAGSQVDHAPPGTVYNAMRDRPPAILSAPVEEAARRIARLLDQPCPRLALRRRVVWPVRLMGAFFRIVPGLADLGISAMIRRIDREEARAAAALTAVRGGVGGRGPRNGAHSGNRTP, encoded by the coding sequence ATGACGGCAACCAACAGGCCCAGGACGATCTTGATCACCGGGGCCTCGTCGGGGCTCGGCGCCGCGATGGCTCGGGAGCTGGGCAGGGGAGGGCATCGACTCGCTCTGGTCGCCCGCAGGGCGGATCGGCTGGAGCAGGTGGCTCGGGACGTTCAGGACCGGGGAGGATCGGCCCTGGCGATCACCGACGACCTGGCCGATCCCGACGCTCCTGGTCGGATCGTCGCACAAACCACTGAGTACTTCGGACGCCTCGACGCGCTGATCAACAACGCAGGCATCGGCCTGCCCCACTACTTCGGCCGCTCCGATCCGGCGAACCTTCGGACCCAGCTTGAGGTGAACTTTATCGCTCCCGTGATGCTCACGAGGCTGGCCTTGCCGCACCTGATCGCATCCAAAGGGGTGGTCATCTCCATTGGCTCAGCCATTGTGCAAATTCCCAACCCGATGCTCGGGGCGTACGGGGCGACCAAGGCAGGGCTGGCCTACTGGTCCGATGCGCTCCGGCGCGAGCTGGCGGTGCAGGGAGTTCGGGTCTGCCTGGTCGAGCTGGGTCCGGTCGAGACCGAATTCTTCGACGCGGTCGGCCGGCTGGGAGAAGAAGCGGGCAGCCAGGTCGATCACGCGCCTCCCGGAACCGTCTACAACGCCATGAGGGATCGGCCCCCCGCGATTCTCTCGGCACCGGTCGAGGAGGCGGCGCGGCGGATCGCCCGATTGCTCGATCAGCCTTGCCCCCGGCTGGCGCTACGTCGTCGGGTCGTCTGGCCGGTTCGCCTGATGGGGGCCTTCTTCCGGATTGTTCCGGGGCTGGCCGACCTGGGCATCTCGGCCATGATCCGCCGGATCGACCGCGAGGAGGCCCGGGCCGCGGCGGCACTGACCGCCGTTCGGGGAGGAGTCGGTGGCCGCGGCCCGCGGAACGGGGCACACTCGGGGAATCGAACCCCTTGA
- a CDS encoding methyltransferase domain-containing protein, producing MSTVVSSPKTDWHAHVWRCVSCGADATDPGDGGPIVCPSCGHQYPIRDGIVVVRESVTANNEVAQSFYNSPLWPKFRFWEWFTFINLGGERRARSRVLKHLPQGENLKLLDIAIGDGVYLPWLPESWSVVGVDVSDVQLDACLKKNAVGRDVTLVLGEAEDLPVRDNQFDAALSIGAFNYFNDPEQALREMVRAVKPGGLIVVSDEVPDLTDYLPFRKIGLAGVERWLVSRFMNLGDEFTEMVERHRELDVEAIARRVLTDCQFERIWRGVGYVFVGRAPE from the coding sequence ATGTCGACCGTGGTTTCCAGTCCAAAAACCGATTGGCATGCGCACGTGTGGCGATGCGTTTCCTGTGGGGCCGACGCCACCGATCCCGGAGACGGTGGCCCGATCGTCTGCCCCTCCTGTGGACATCAGTATCCGATCCGAGACGGGATCGTGGTGGTCAGGGAATCGGTCACGGCCAATAACGAGGTCGCTCAGTCGTTTTACAACAGTCCACTCTGGCCCAAGTTCCGCTTCTGGGAGTGGTTCACGTTTATCAATCTTGGTGGGGAACGACGGGCGCGTTCTCGCGTGTTGAAGCACTTGCCTCAGGGAGAGAATCTCAAACTTCTCGATATTGCGATCGGAGACGGTGTCTATCTCCCCTGGCTCCCCGAAAGCTGGTCGGTTGTCGGAGTCGACGTCTCGGACGTCCAGCTTGACGCTTGCCTGAAGAAGAACGCGGTCGGACGCGATGTCACCCTCGTTTTGGGAGAAGCCGAGGATCTGCCTGTCCGGGACAATCAGTTTGACGCCGCGTTAAGCATCGGGGCGTTCAACTATTTTAACGATCCCGAACAGGCCCTCCGGGAAATGGTTCGGGCCGTGAAGCCGGGGGGCTTGATCGTCGTTTCCGACGAGGTGCCCGACCTGACCGATTATCTTCCGTTCCGCAAGATCGGTCTGGCGGGCGTGGAGCGTTGGTTGGTTTCTCGTTTCATGAACCTCGGAGATGAATTCACCGAGATGGTCGAGCGGCACCGGGAACTCGACGTCGAGGCGATTGCCCGCCGCGTCCTGACCGATTGTCAGTTCGAGCGCATCTGGCGAGGGGTTGGTTATGTGTTCGTCGGTCGTGCGCCCGAATGA
- the holB gene encoding DNA polymerase III subunit delta', with product MSWGSVRGHDRVVDDLRRAASSGRFPHALLFVGPEGIGKRTFARRLAQALFCERQAEGLLDPCGECASCRQVVSGDHPDLHEVGRPEDKHELPIAVIRDLCHDLSLKPMRGTRKVAIVDDADHFNEEAANAFLKTLEEPPDGAVLILIGTSSELQLDTILSRCRVVRFDPLPEAELAAILRDRDPEADPSEADRLARLGEGSVSRALSLADPELTSFRRRLVDELADARPLDAPDLARRLEEFIKDAGKESLVQRTRAAAIFGELARFFRVVLWQGAGLDPPAPDPSDRRAAAALADRLEPEDVYLLVERCLEADYHLRRRVYLPLLVDALARDLGRLLSGLR from the coding sequence GATTCCCGCATGCGCTGCTGTTCGTCGGGCCGGAGGGGATCGGCAAGCGGACGTTCGCCCGACGCCTGGCGCAGGCCCTGTTCTGCGAGCGACAGGCCGAGGGGTTGCTCGACCCTTGCGGCGAGTGCGCATCGTGCCGTCAGGTCGTCTCGGGAGATCACCCCGACCTGCACGAGGTCGGCCGCCCCGAGGACAAGCATGAGCTGCCGATCGCCGTCATCCGAGACCTCTGCCATGACCTGAGCCTCAAGCCCATGCGAGGCACCCGCAAGGTCGCCATCGTCGACGACGCCGACCACTTCAACGAAGAAGCGGCCAATGCCTTCCTGAAGACCCTGGAGGAGCCTCCCGACGGCGCGGTCCTGATCCTGATCGGTACGTCGTCTGAGTTGCAGCTTGATACGATCCTCTCGCGCTGCCGGGTCGTGCGGTTCGATCCCTTGCCCGAGGCGGAGCTGGCGGCGATCCTCCGCGATCGCGACCCCGAGGCCGACCCGAGCGAGGCCGACCGGCTCGCCCGGTTGGGGGAGGGGAGTGTCTCCCGAGCCCTCAGCCTGGCCGACCCCGAGTTGACGAGCTTCCGCCGACGCCTGGTCGACGAGCTGGCCGACGCCAGGCCGCTTGATGCGCCCGACCTCGCCCGACGGCTGGAGGAGTTCATCAAGGACGCGGGGAAGGAGAGCCTCGTCCAGCGGACCCGAGCGGCCGCGATCTTCGGCGAGCTGGCCCGGTTTTTCCGGGTCGTGCTCTGGCAAGGGGCCGGGCTCGATCCGCCGGCCCCCGACCCGTCCGACCGTCGAGCCGCCGCCGCTCTGGCCGATCGGCTCGAACCCGAGGATGTTTACTTGCTGGTCGAACGCTGCCTGGAAGCCGATTATCACTTGCGCAGGCGGGTCTATCTCCCCTTGCTTGTGGATGCCCTGGCGCGAGACCTGGGACGCTTGCTTTCCGGGCTTCGCTGA